One genomic region from Cryptococcus gattii WM276 chromosome C, complete sequence encodes:
- a CDS encoding pantothenate kinase, putative (Similar to TIGR gene model, INSD accession AAW42455.1) — MPAQSSMPDISIPQARRIVVDTTGAQIVQEESPATRDSRGIYLPHYTEPVSHIAIDIGGSLAKVVYFTRSNLPISATPTSSGTSSPFLPPAQSVSQPTPIVAEGSSIPSYFPRDSPALNPHSHAPFDPSPAPAEQRRPTVNGALTPATLSEDNATISLPAKSNHKSRNSVHNPLPPPLPGGLLNFARFETDNIDELIVFLQDLISSSATANRVSLEKMKRNVKVMATGGGAHKYYDRLADELGVEVHREEEMECLIRGLGFVTRVPEEVFYFSEELVYKVSHAGSTPGQALTIPASELPRPSPMPPAYQVTFAPTPSDDDPVPHFPCLVVNIGSGVSIVKVDKDGSFERVSGTSLGGGTLWGLLSLLTDAETFDEMLLLSEKGDNSAVDMLVGDIYGSDYNKIGLKSSTIASSFGKVFKKGSNAERRRRFKQEDIARSLLYAISNNIGYMNAAKYGLDKVFFGGCFIRGHAATISTLSYAIRFWSKGTMTACFLRHEGFLGAIGAWIKNVGEVDENGSPLQKHSD, encoded by the exons ATGCCTGCACAATCATCTATGCCGGATATTTCGATCCCTCAGGCCAGGAGAATAGTGGTAGATACCACTGGGGCTCAAATAGTTCAGGAGGAGTCTCCTGCG ACTCGTGATTCCCGTGGTATTTATTTACCCCATTATACTGAGCCAGTTTCGCACATCGCCATAGAC ATCGGAGGATCGTTGGCAAAGGTTGTTTACTTTACCCGTTCAAATCTTCCCATATCCGCAACACCCACCTCATCCGGAACATCAtctcctttccttcctcctgcCCAGTCTGTGAGCCAGCCAACCCCGATTGTCGCCGAGGGATCTTCCATACCCTCTTATTTCCCCCGAGATTCACCAGCTCTCAACCCTCACTCACATGCACCTTTTGACCCTTCACCAGCACCAGCAGAACAACGTCGCCCGACAGTGAATGGTGCCCTCACCCCAGCCACCCTGTCAGAAGACAATGCTACGATATCCTTACCGGCAAAGAGCAATCACAAATCACGTAACTCCGTTCATAATCCTTTACCGCCTCCTTTACCTGGTGGTCTTTTGAACTTTGCCCGCTTCGAAACCGATAATATCGACGAACTTATTGTTTTCCTTCAGGACTTGATATCTTCATCAGCAACTGCTAACAGAGTCTcgttggagaagatgaagcgTAATGTCAAAGTCATGGCAACTGGTGGTGGAGCGCACAAATATTACGACAGATTGGCTGATGAGTTAGGGGTGGAAGTGCATCgtgaggaagagatggaatgCCTAATCAGAGGCCTGGGTTTCGTGACTCGAGTACCCGAAGAGGTTTTTTACTTCTCAGAGGAACTGGTCTACAAGGTTTCACACGCAGGTTCCACTCCTGGACAGGCGCTCACTATTCCAGCATCCGAACTACCCAGACCTTCACCAATGCCGCCGGCATATCAGGTTACCTTTGCCCCAACACCATCAGACGACGATCCTGTGCCCCATTTTCCATGCCTGGTGGTGAATATTGGCAGCGGTGTCAGCATTGTAAAAGTAGATAAGGATGGTAGCTTTGAGCGTGTGAGCGGAACATCTCTTGGGGGAGGAACACTGTGGGGATTATTGAGTCTCTTGACTGATGCCGAAACATTTGATG AGATGCTGCTGCTATCGGAAAAAGGAGACAATTCTGCTGTCGATATGCTTGTTGGTGACATCTATGGCTCCGACTACAACAAGATAGGTCTTAAGTCATCAACTATTGCATCATCCTTTGGAAAGGTGTTCAAGAAGGGATCAAACGcggagaggaggaggagattCAAGCAAGAAGATATCGCAAGGAGTCTCCTTTATGCGATCAGTAATAACATTGG ATACATGAACGCGGCCAAATATGGTCTAGATAAGGTCTTTTTCGGAGGTTGCTTTATTCGAG GACATGCTGCTACCATTTCTACTCTCTCTTATGCTATTCGCTTCTGGAGCAAAGGTACTATGACGGCGTGTTTTCTCAGACATGAGGGATTTTT GGGAGCAATTGGGGCTTGGATCAAGAATGTGGGAGAGGTAGACGAGAATGGAAGCCCTTTGCAAAAGCATTCAGATTAG
- a CDS encoding phosphoinositide phospholipase C, putative (Similar to TIGR gene model, INSD accession AAW42457.1~1-phosphatidylinositol-4,5-bisphosphate phosphodiesterase 1 (PLC-1) (Phospholipase C-1)), producing MIALTDEIYFLWIKTLKQLVSITLDRQVTDITPSDPDMLWIRQLWPLGTKAINREKAEALCAQIGLQIKADGMLDIKAFHELIKASQTRPDINLVYRDLTMSGPLDEGRVIAFLTHVQHISPSSAEELFNKYKSEDLWTIDSLTSFFSSSDNTPNQTQDMTHPLQHYFISSSHNTYLVGEQWKGESTVEGYIRVLLAGCRCVEMDVQSGDVEPVVYHRKTLTSSVPVRDICRAIKQYGFVTSPYPIIISTEIHCVPEQQNRLAAILKEVFGDMLVSTPLVEEFSDLPSPEDLKGKILFKAKPPKPEPNSPKLESNFVYQESPSSTDSDTSFVRLARRLSIQSKAERPDIFSPRLSELLVYTHGVKYRGFSKLNEYLPSHQFSVSERTAAKILKENKADWIKHNFKHISRVYPRGTRLGSTNYNPVDAWSAGCQIVALNWQTLDESILLNHAMFHGSNGYILKPLALREKVVEKPERYLLTVRIISGQRTPLFADLYVEATLNGKISKRTRTLSQVTLNPLWDEILTFEITTTPSSLMLNFLHLEVRNKTLQAQWMRPVGLAPQGYHHLPLYDSLLSRFVFATLFVEITIKKL from the exons ATGATTGCCCTTACCGATGAGATATATTTCCTTTGGATCAAGACGTTGAAGCAGCTGGTCTCTATCACTCTGGATCGCCAGGTTACCGACATCACGCCATCTGACCCAGATATGCTCTGGATTAGACAGTTATGGCCTCTAGGCACCAAAGCCATTAATCGTGAGAAGGCCGAAGCGTTATGCGCGCAGATCGGATTGCAAATCAAAGCCGAT GGTATGCTAGACATCAAAGCCTTCCATGAACTTATTAAGGCTAGCCAGACTCGACCTGACATTAATCTGGTTTACCGCGACCTCACCATGAGTGGTCCTCTAGATGAGGGACGCGTTATCGCTTTTCTTACACATGTACAACATATttcaccttcttctgccGAGGAACTGTTCAACAAGTATAAGTCTGAAGATTTGTGGACCATAGACTCTCTGacctccttcttctcctcgtcCGACAATACTCCTAATCAAACCCAGGATATGActcatcctcttcaacaCTATTTCATCTCGAGTTCGCACAATACATATCTTGTGGGAGAGCAATGGAAAGGTGAGAGTACAGTGGAGGGTTATATTCGTGTGTTGTTGGCAGGTTGTCGATGTGTAGAGA TGGATGTGCAATCTGGTGATGTTGAACCTGTCGTGTACCATCGTAAAACTTTGACATCGAGTGTGCCAGTCCGAGACATCTGCCGTGCCATTAAGCAGTATGGTTTTGTGACATCGCCCTATCCTATAATTATCTCCACTGAGATTCACTGCGTCCCAGAGCAGCAAAACCGATTAGCAGCCATATTAAAGGAAGTTTTTGGTGATATGCTGGTTTCCACGCCTCTGGTTGAAGAATTTTCGGACCTGCCTAGTCCTGAAGATTTGAAGGGCAAAATTCTCTTCAAG GCCAAACCTCCCAAACCCGAACCAAATTCACCAAAACTCGAAAGCAACTTCGTCTATCAAGAGTCACCTTCATCCACTGATTCCGATACTAGTTTCGTTCGTCTTGCTCGCCGTCTTTCAATACAATCCAAGGCCGAACGCCCGGACATCTTTTCCCCCCGGCTTTCAGAACTTCTCGTCTATACTCATGGTGTAAAGTATCGAGGCTTTTCCAAACTCAACGAATACCTCCCTAGTCACCAATTTTCAGTCTCTGAGCGAACGGCTGCCAAGATTTTGAAAGAAAACAAGGCAGACTGGATAAAGCACAATTTCAAACATATCTCAAGGGTTTATCCACGGGGTACCAGACTTGGGTCGACAAATTATAATCCTGTCGATGCTTGGTCCGCCGGCTGTCAGATTGTGGCCTTAAACTGGCAAACCCTGGATGAATCAATATTGCTGAATCACGCCATGTTTCACGGCAGTAACGGGTACATCCTCAAACCACTTGCTCTACGTGAAAAGGTCGTTGAAAAGCCTGAAAGATACCTTCTCACGGTGCGAATCATCTCTGGGCAACGCACACCACTTTTTGCCGATCTTTACGTCGAGGCAACTCTTAACGGAAAAATCTCCAAACGCACTCGCACACTCAGTCAAGTTACTCTCAATCCACTATGGGATGAAATCTTGACATTTGAAATCACCACCACACCGAGTTCATTGATGCTCAACTTTCTACATTTAGAAGTCAGAAATAAAACTTTGCAAGCCCAATGGATGAGGCCAGTCGGTCTCGCACCCCAAGGGTACCATCACTTGCCATTATATGATAGTCTTTTGTCACGATTCGTCTTCGCGACCTTGTTTGTGGAGATAACGATAAAGAAACTGTAG
- a CDS encoding tryptophan 2,3-dioxygenase, putative (Similar to TIGR gene model, XP_569766.1) produces MFPQRTPSVSLPPSHFLSLAPSFSQPNALYPSGAPSTSSVASNGLAPNTASLASADFEVDVRTGFLPATKNVERLSGEYEVWEEALDAARGSSVGDGVMLGGKREKDHLWRAGVESLPVLATDDLRASLPHIRRAHLVLTFLAHFYVHTTPPPNPSAQKGPVPIPPCISIPLLAVSPLLGLPPILTYADTVLWNFLPLNPLIAPSASSNPPTDIITTFTNTRSEEQFYLISALCEIAGAEALGLMRQSLDELFIADEKALRRLTIYLKKLATQIDRISDITMTLMNEVDPEEFYHLIRPWFRGGDADGPGSAGWDYLGLAADSAGAVTGTHEAESASTEGRRGKLFSGPSAGQSSLIHAIDVFLTVDHSPTEEERRAAMDAAENHPEQSGASIKMDSSPVNASMASSASKSHGHNHGSIVPPVSNSNPSSAAPKSEATFLQRMLAYMPLPHRSFLIHLSTHPTPLRPLVLHFATSHPMLAQAYDGTLEALRRFRERHMRVVSKFIVQQARRKPGERIRRLTGMEDDDEDEGTVADAGELRGTGGTALFKFLKRCRDNTTKAMLQPTGAGYELK; encoded by the exons ATGTTTCCGCAGCGCACACCCTCTGTCTCTCTTCCGCCTAGCCATTTCCTGTCCCTTGCCCCTTCGTTTTCACAACCTAACGCCCTTTACCCTTCCGGTGCGCCCTCAACTTCATCCGTCGCCTCAAATGGCTTGGCACCCAATACTGCTTCGCTCGCATCAGCCGATTTTGAAGTCGATGTCCGTACCGGGTTTCTTCCAGCCACCAAGAATGTAGAGCGACTGAGTGGAGAGTATGAGGTATGGGAGGAAGCATTGGATGCTGCGCGAGGCAGCAGTGTGGGTGACGGAGTGATGCTGGGTGGTAAACGGGAGAAGGATCATTTATGGCGTGCAGGTGTTGAATCT TTACCGGTACTAGCGACGGATGATCTTCGGGCATCACTGCCGCATATTCGAAGGGCGCACCTTGTCCTTACATTCCTCGCCCACTTTTACGTACACACAACTCCTCCCCCCAACCCTTCAGCGCAGAAAGGGCCCGTACCCATCCCCCCTTGCATCTCCATTCCCCTTCTCGCCGTGTCTCCACTGTTGGGCCTCCCACCTATTCTTACATATGCTGACACCGTCCTCTGGAACTTCCTTCCCCTCAACCCCCTCATCGCTCCCTCGGCCTCCTCTAACCCACCCACCGACATTATCACTACATTTACAAACACCCGTTCCGAAGAGCAATTCTATCTCATTTCAGCTCTTTGTGAGATTGCTGGAGCTGAAGCTCTTGGTTTGATGCGACAGTCACTCGACGAGCTATTTATTGCGGATGAAAAGGCTCTTCGCAGACTCACCATCTATCTCAAAAAACTTGCGACTCAAATTGATCGCATTAGTGATATTACCATGACGCTCATGAATGAAGTAGATCCTGAGGAGTTCTACCATCTCATCCGGCCTTGGTTCCGTGGTGGCGATGCGGATGGGCCTGGAAGTGCTGGTTGGGATTACCTTGGACTCGCTGCAGACAGCGCTGGCGCTGTCACAGGTACTCACGAAGCGGAGAGCGCCAGTACAGAAGGTCGCAGAGGTAAACTCTTCTCGGGTCCTAGCGCCGGGCAGAGTTCTCTGATCCACGCCATTGATGTTTTCCTTACTGTTGATCACTCCCCGactgaagaggagagaagagcaGCCATGGACGCCGCGGAGAATCATCCAGAACAGAGTGGAGCGTCCATTAAGATGGATTCTTCTCCTGTCAACGCGTCAATGGCATCCTCCGCCTCCAAGTCTCACGGCCACAACCATGGCTCAATCGTACCTCCCGTCTCCAACTCCAACCCTTCGTCTGCCGCTCCCAAGTCAGAAGCCACCTTCTTGCAGCGAATGCTCGCATACATGCCTCTCCCTCACCGCTCCTTTTTGATCCACCTTTCCACTCATCCTACTCCTCTTCGGCCTCTAGTGCTGCACTTTGCGACTTCTCACCCTATGCTGGCTCAAGCATATGATGGGACGCTGGAAGCTCTTCGTCGATTCAGAGAAAGACACATGCGGGTAGTAAGCAAGTTTATTGTACAGCAAGCGCGGAGGAAACCGGGGGAGAGGATTAGGAGGCTGACAGGCatggaggatgatgatgaagacgagggGACAGTGGCGGATGCGGGAGAGTTGAGAGGTACTGGTGGCACGGCATTATTTAAGTTCCTAAAACGGTGTAGGGATAATACTACAAAAGCCATGTTGCAGCCTACCGGTGCTGGTTACGAATTGAAATGA
- a CDS encoding uncharacterized protein (Similar to SGTC gene model, INSD accession EAL22096.1), whose amino-acid sequence MEKSRKGNYVCQEPQSTDNSGAIKENNIDVPDIPVAVVWPPWKRRDGWSGWMGDTVTADSLVWSLIIQAFSTGILDATTSLDFSTFASNPETGNTILLTVAIVRLSGHLLLLTGVSLASFLGGALSTGLRRRAWLLANVFFQLVCLTLAAIFLSPSGPTATRLGNKHDWTIIMLFAMMSGAQVAAARQASVQEIPTAPMTSSYVDLVSDRYLFVGFTHKKAGARNRRLGYVLAMIIGSFIGAIMHKYAGSWVVVVVAMGFKFAVLLLMSVAPADPRKETPQRV is encoded by the exons ATGGAGAAGAGCCGGAAAGGAAATTATGTGTGCCAAGAACCGCAAAGCACTGATAACTCTGGGGCGATCAAAGAAAATAACATAGATGTCCCTGACATACCGGTAGCTGTTGTATGGCCACCTTGGAAAAGACGGGATGGCTGGTCTGGGTGGATGGGGGACACCGTCACTGCTGATTCACTGGTTTGGAGTTTGATCATCCAAGCCTTTTCCACGGG GATCTTGGATGCAACCACATCCTTAGACTTTAGCACATTTGCCTCCAACC CAGAAACGGGTAACACTATTCTTCTTACCGTTGCTATTGTCCGACTGTCCGGCCATTTACTTCTTCTCACTGGTGTATCGCTCGCCAGTTTCCTTGGCGGTGCTTTA TCTACAGGTTTGAGGCGCCGCGCTTGGCTTTTGGCAAACGTCTTCTTCCAGCTTGTCTGCCTCACCCTTGCGGCCATTTTCCTTTCCCCGTCAGGTCCTACAGCGACCCGACTGGGAAACAAGCATGATTGGACCATTATTATGTTGTTTGCGATGATGTCTGGAGCGCAGGTGGCTGCCGCGCGTCAAGCCTCAGTGCAAGAGATCCCCACTGCGCCCATGACGTCCTCTTATGTTGACCTTGTCAGCGACAGATATCTCTTTGTGGGTTTCACCCATAAGAAGGCTGGAGCCAGAAATCGAAGGCTGGGGTACGTGTTGGCAATGATTATTGGAAGTTTTATCGGGGCGATAATGCACAAGTACGCCGGAAGttgggtggtggtggtggtcgCAATGGGGTTTAAGTTTGCTGTGCTGTTGCTGATGAGTGTCGCTCCGGCGGACCCACGCAAAGAGACGCCGCAACGTGTTTGA
- a CDS encoding tetrahydrofolylpolyglutamate synthase, putative (Similar to TIGR gene model, INSD accession AAW42461.1~Folylpolyglutamate synthase, mitochondrial precursor (Folylpoly-gamma-glutamate synthetase) (FPGS) (Tetrahydrofolylpolyglutamate synthase)) produces the protein MLPTLRLFRMASTRTYAEAVSLLNTCQSNAATIEAFRKSGGRLTEYAIAEMHDYLRRIGYKPEDLNALNVVHITGTKGKGSTSAFTERILRAHMPGKKIGLYTSPHLCAVRERIRINGEPISEVEFAKYFFEVWDRLEADSKPLTPQTPKFPVYFRLLTLLAFHAFLSSGVSATVLEVGIGGLYDSTNIVPKPVVTGITSLGLDHTAVLGNTIEEIAWNKAGIYKKGVPALSVVQDKGGDVLKEVAEKNEAPFEVVPTIPPTPLGLPGSHQLINASLAVSLSSHFLSSQGYNFAPAIPPAVIPPSFLQPLASARWPGRCQLVRKGKITWLLDGAHTFESLRSCGEWAWDAEKEDRVPQVLIFNCSGGRAAESLLGELLESGARTRGISRDEIARKFDSVIFCTNVTYIDGHFKSDLDAKAIDPNDLSQLATQNALRDAWLHLNPSFAADRVHAVASVQHAIRIVDSLGEKTVLVAGSLHLVGGVMEVAGLQDALSME, from the exons ATGCTCCCGACCTTAAGACTGTTCAGGATGGCAAGCACAAGGACATATGCT GAGGCAGTCTCTCTCCTTAATACCTGTCAATCTAATGCTGCGAC TATCGAAGCGTTTAGAAAATCAGGCGGACGATTAACCGAATATGCTATCGCCGAGATGCATGATTACCTCCGACGCATCGGTTACAAG CCAGAAGATCTCAATGCGCTTAATGTCGTGCATATCACTGGCACCAAGGGCAAAGGCTCCACCTCTGCCTTCACTGAACGAATTCTTCGTGCCCATATGCCAGGCAAGAAGATTGGGCTCTACACCTCCCCTCATCTATGTGCGGTAAGAGAGAGGATCAGAATCAACGGAGAACCTATCTCGGAGGTCGAATTTGCAAAGTACTTCTTTGAAGTATGGGACCGGCTTGAGGCAGATTCAAAA CCATTGACACCTCAAACGCCCAAATTCCCGGTCTACTTCCGCCTGCTCACACTTCTTGCATTCCATGCGTTCCTTTCCTCGGGAGTATCGGCTACAGTATTGGAGGTAGGTATTGGTGGTCTTTACGATTCGACAAATATCGTCCCCAAGCCTGTCGTCACAGGAATTACGTCTTTGGGTCTCGATCACACCGCGGTTTTGGGTAATACGATCGAGGAAATCGCTTGGAACAAGGCCGGTATCTACAAAAAAGGTGTACCTGCTTTGAGCGTCGTACAAGACAAAGGGGGAGATGTTTTGAAGGAAGTGGCTGAAAAGAATGAG GCTCCTTTTGAAGTTGTTCCAACTATTCCTCCGACTCCCCTGGGCCTGCCAGGAAGCCACCAGCTCATTAACGCCTCTCTCGCTGTTTCACTGTCTTCTCATTTCCTCTCTTCACAAGGGTACAACTTTGCTCCTGCGATACCCCCAGCCGTCATCCCTCCATCATTTCTCCAGCCTCTCGCTTCCGCTCGCTGGCCTGGACGATGTCAGCTTGTCAGAAAAGGCAAAATTACTTGGTTACTTGATGGCGCCCACACCTTCGAATCATTGAGATCATGTGGCGAATGGGCATGGGATGCGGAAAAAGAAGATAGAGTGCCTCAGGTGTTGATCTTCAACTGCAGTGGTGGCAGAGCTGCTGAAAGCCTGTTGGGAGAACTTCTGGAATCTGGTGCCAGAACGAGGGGTATTAGTCGGGATGAGATTGCCCGCAAGTTTGATTCTGTGATTTTCTGCACAAACGTTACTTATATTGATGGTCATTTTAAATCCG ATCTTGACGCAAAGGCTATCGATCCTAATGATCTTTCCCAACTTGCCACTCAGAACGCCCTGCGTGATGCTTGGCTTCACCTCAATCCGTCATTTGCTGCCGACAGAGTCCATGCTGTCGCATCTGTCCAGCACGCCATTAGAATTGTTGACAGTCTTGGAGAGAAGACGGTTCTTGTTGCTGGTAGTTTGCATTTGGTCGGAGGTGTTATGGAAGTTGCCGGGTTGCAAGATGCGCTGAGTATGGAATAA
- a CDS encoding GPI-anchor transamidase GPI18 (Similar to TIGR gene model, INSD accession AAW42711.1) → MVKLSPLALIFIAACFSRILHLTVLSGLSKALPLFDTSPSLLLPSPPPSLRWDAIHFSSIAYNGYEYEQQVAFQPGWLAVMRLAGEGVRFIRAASVVELKDVILGSTIMANFAFVAATLVLYKLTKHIFNPTFALLTSLLYLLPPTATPSAPYTEPIYSLLTFSGIYLLSIKRQMVLAGLCFAGATTVRSTGIFNLITLTCFAVFGDAHMLDISDKDYAKRMTRKTWKPYLPALLVVAPFIMFQYYCETVFCTRELKLANTARPWCSNSPPVSYGFVQKLYWNVGPFEYWTLAQLPNIALAMPILSFSLVGFVQYFSHLVSSSQVLNHGTDEKPPPPILFELYSVHLLTMALLLFTSHTQIALRVCLGDPVVWWNAVKLGFDNVEIDECRKGHVKMNKFGRYWVGWTVVWGAIAAVLWAGHYPPA, encoded by the exons ATGGTCAAGCTCTCACCTCTCGCTCTGATCTTCATCGCTGCCTGCTTTTCACGCATACTTCATCTCACAGTTCTCTCTGGCCTCAGCAAAGCTCTACCTTTGTTCGACACATCGCCATCTCTTTTGCTCCCTTCCCCACCACCCTCCCTACGATGGGATGCTATTCACTTTTCCTCTATAGCTTACAATGGCTACGAATATGAGCAACAAGTCGCTTTTCAGCCTGGATGGCTTGCGGTGATGCGACTGGCAGGCGAAGGTGTGAGGTTTATAAGGGCAGCATCAGTTGTAGAACTGAAGGACGTGATATTGGGAAGCACAATCATGGCTAATTTTGCGTTTGTGGCTGCGACTTTGGTGCTTTACAA ACTGACTAAGCATATCTTCAACCCAACGTTCGCACTTCTTACATCCCTACTGTATCTCCTACCACCCACAGCTACCCCTTCAGCACCTTATACAGAACCTATATACTCTCTTCTGACATTCTCAGGCATCTATCTGCTGTCTATCAAGCGGCAAATGGTACTTGCTGGTCTTTGTTTCGCGGGGGCAACTACTGTCAGGTCCACAGGCATTTTTAACTTAATCACACTCACGTGTTTCGCTGTTTTCGGTGATGCACACATGCTTGATATCAGTGATAAGGATTACGCCAAG AGAATGACACGTAAAACATGGAAGCCTTATCTGCCAGCACTACTCGTTGTCGCGCCATTCATCATGTTCCAATATTATTGTGAGACTGTATTCTGTACGCGGGAATTGAAGCTCGCAAACACTGCTCGCCCGTGGTGCAGTAACAGCCCACCAGTGTCTTATGGTTTCGTTCAGAAACTGTACTG GAATGTTGGACCATTTGAATATTGGACACTGGCCCAGCTCCCAAATATTGCACTGGCAATGCCTATCCTTTCTTTCTCCCTGGTTGGCTTTGTCCAGTACTTCTCTCACTTGGTATCTTCCTCTCAGGTTCTTAATCATGGCACTGACGAAAAGCCACCTCCACCTATACTATTCGAGCTCTATTCTGTTCATCTTCTCACAATGGCACTACTCCTATTCACCAGCCATACCCAGATTGCCCTAAGGGTCTGCCTAGGCGATCCCGTGGTTTGGTGGAATGCAGTCAAATTAGGATTTGACAATGTTGAAATAGACGAGTGCCGCAAGGGGCACGTCAAGATGAATAAGTTTGGAAGATATTGGGTAGGCTGGACGGTGGTTTGGGGCGCAATAGCTGCCGTATTATGGGCAGGACACTACCCACCTGCGTAG
- a CDS encoding uncharacterized protein (Similar to TIGR gene model, INSD accession EAL22093.1) yields the protein MAELSDSPSSVKTSSRPVTPSHPPPSPVHISIQGSPENEISKLADKAEKILGLTAGTIAYAQACLENARDEVRRIILSPSPEPLSIITKDDKPPSHLDMGGGGIKGKMQTRARKTTSIARLGAVGHQKIASVVLGAGGKEEEHRREKRRRAVDSVLHWQNEVARLEESDKGTR from the exons ATGGCCGAACTTTCAG ACTCACCGTCATCGGTAAAAACCTCTTCTCGCCCTGTAACACCATCCCATCCACCCCCCTCCCCCGTTCACATATCAATTCAGGGCTCTCCCGAGAACGAAATATCCAAGCTCGCTGATAAGGCCGAGAAAATCCTGGGTCTGACAGCTGGAACGATTGCCTACGCCCAAGCTTGCCTCGAAAACGCTCGTGATGAAGTTCGCCGCATAATTTTGTCGCCATCTCCGGAACCTTTATCCATCATCACAAAGGACGACAAGCCGCCGTCGCACCTTGATatgggtggaggaggcATTAAGGGAAAGATGCAAACGAGAGCAAGAAAAACAACAAGTATTGCTAGATTGGGGGCAGTCGGTCATCAGAAGATTGCAAGTGTCGTGCTGGGCGCAGGAGGcaaagaagaggaacaTCGACgggagaaaaggagaagagcCGTCGATAGTGTCCTGCACTGGCAAAATGAAGTTGCTCGATTGGAAGAATCGGATAAGGGAACACGATGA
- a CDS encoding signal peptidase I, putative (Similar to TIGR gene model, INSD accession AAW42714.1): MSFRTAFARLRPPPLLPTTIRTIQILAALHLVSTTLAELRICTGFSMLPTLSQHGDCVLVSPLPYWSPFSEKHKSAGPRRGDVVVATSPMHPGQTVCKRVLGVEGDLVEIEPRRGGQRKWIDAGGNGYMVDIPDAQAEMDNVLLPRRSGEGQWVKVPKGHVWLVGDNLSNSTDSRKYGPVPIAMVKGKVLARVSLHRLS, encoded by the coding sequence ATGTCCTTCCGCACAGCCTTTGCTCGCCTGAGACCGCCCCCGCTCCTCCCAACAACGATCCGCACAATCCAGATACTCGCCGCTCTCCACCTCGTTTCCACCACTCTTGCAGAACTCCGGATCTGCACAGGCTTCTCCATGCTCCCTACTCTCTCGCAGCATGGTGATTGTGTCCTTGTATCACCACTTCCTTACTGGTCACCTTTTTCTGAGAAGCACAAGTCTGCCGGGCCAAGAAGAGGTGATGTTGTCGTCGCTACTTCTCCGATGCACCCTGGTCAAACTGTCTGCAAACGCGTCCTGGGTGTCGAGGGCGATTTGGTAGAGATTGAACCAAGAAGAGGTGGGCAAAGAAAATGGATTGACGCTGGGGGAAATGGGTACATGGTGGATATACCAGATGCTCAAGCAGAAATGGACAATGTTTTATTACCCAGACGAAGTGGCGAAGGGCAATGGGTCAAAGTACCCAAAGGCCATGTTTGGCTGGTTGGCGATAACCTTAGCAACTCTACCGACTCCAGAAAGTACGGGCCGGTACCTATAGCCATGGTCAAGGGTAAAGTACTCGCTCGAGTGAGTCTACATCGTCTCAGCTAA